The DNA sequence GGCTTGACACTCACAGAGCGGGTCATCAAAGTCCGTGCCAAGGTCTTCGACGTCGTAGACGTTGAGGAACTCCTTCACGGGGTTGTAGTAATATCGAACACTGTCACCACTGCCACCACCGGAGTCCGTTTTTTCCGATTTAGACTCGCCATGCTCGATTCCAAAGCTTACACCACGGAGACCGAAGAAGGCCATTAGATTAGCGAAGTAGTCACTGTACATCATGTGCGGATCAACTCCTCGCTGGGAGACCCGTTCAACCAAGTCGAGAGCTTTGCAGAGTTCCCCGATAGAAACATCTCGCTTATCGAATCCATCAATCCACAGGAACACCTCTCGAACCGGAGCCTCCTCCACTGCACGTACAATCTCTCTTCTGTTGCTCTCGGTATGGATGAAGGATTTATCCACGTAGAAGCAGGGCTTGACGGGACAATCACTGTATTCGGCCGCGTAGTTGATAATCTCCTCATTCGCCCGGATATCTGGCCGACTATTGATCTTAACGTACCAAGGAACCAGGGCTCGAGGAGTTAGACTGGCAACGCTGTCGAGGTAGCGTCCTAGCTTGTTTTCGCTGGCCTCATCCAGCAAATCCAGTTGCAGGTCGCACGACTTCTCGATTATCTTCTTCTGGTCTTCGCGACTGAAGTCGAAGTAGTTGAGGTTGCTCCGATTTTCCAGCACGTCAGAGATTGGTGGCCCGTAGTATTCTGCCAGGTTACTCGCCCACGAGCGAAGCTCTCCGTTCGACTTTCGAAAGTTGTCTCCCTTCCTGAACTCGGGGAGGTACGGTTGAACGTAGAAGTCTATCTGCTGTTCCGGTTGGAGGTTGGACAGCGTCCCAGCGATCTTGTCTGTCTCTGTAACGACGAAATGAGACGAAACTATGAGAGAATCGTAGTAGGGTGCAGCACGCTCAATTTCTTTGTACTCGCCGAAGGTGTAGTAGTGGAGGCTATTTTCGAACATGGTTGCGGACGTATTCCTGCACCCGAGATTTCGCGTGTGTGCTAGGATCATTCCGCACAGGAGGTGATAAGCATTTCACATGAGTTCCTACTGATAGAAGACCTATCGGTGAATCATCAATCCGAGAGACGAGATCGTCGGTGATGTTCTCTTCCCAAACCGATAGGTAAGAGAAGTCCACGACTGAGGTGTTTCTCTCGGCTTGGTTGATTCCTCGCTTGAAGTCTCGAGATTTCAGTTCCACAGCGACCGTGGTATTGCCCTGTAAGGCGACGATGTCGATAGGGATAGAGTAGAGACGTGCCTCTGTTGCAAATTGGTACCCTTCTTCGCGGAGGTAGTCAGCGACAATGCCCAGTTGATATTTTTCCGACCAGTACATCAGAGACCTACCCCAGAACGTCTTCCTTGATTTTCGACTTGTCGGTGTACTCTGGGTATTGCTCGTAAACGTACTCGAGGAGGTCGTCTAACTCCAGGTCATTGTATTTCTCGACGAGTGTCTCCAGATCTTCCTTCGTCTCGGGGTCAAGAACAGCGTCCAGCTCTTGGCTGATTTTGCGGCCTTTCTCAGTTATCACGAACTTCTTTCCGGCATGGTTGCTCCGATCCTCGGAGTCTCGGATGTAGTCATAGTCTTCGTCGGATTCAATTTCTTCGATGGCACCCAGAGAGATGAGGAACTCCAACGCGTCGAATGCACCTTCCGAAAAGGGACCGTAGTGGTAAGACTCGAATTCGAACGTGATGTCTTCGTAGAGGTTACTGAACTCGCTCTCGTGTTCGATGAGGAAGAGTAGCTTCTGTAGGCGTGTGGTTCCCTCGATCTCGTCGGCATATCGGAAGAGCAGAAATGCGACGTCCTCTCTGCGGTCGATATCGTCGATATTAGCCATATCAAGCCTAATAGGGCGAGTATGGAATAGTGTTGTGGAGTGTGAATGTACGTTCTTCAATCTATTATATGGTGTCAATTGTGAACCGGTCCCCATCAGTCACTCGGGGTGAAAGCCCGTGAATACGTAATCAATTAAGTCCTACTTCATTGACTCTGGAACCTACCACTCCTCTTCACGAACTGCTGTGTCTGGATCCATTTGCACATGACGTACTTGAATGTCTGGTGGGTTGGGGGAATTTTCTATTTGAGCCTTAGTGGCACCCATTTTAATCGCTGTTTCAAGAGATGTTCTACCCTTGATTGGAACTATGAATTGGACGACTTCGGTCGAATAATTTGATCCATCCACTCCCTGATATTCAAGTCCTATCGAAAACGAATACACACCTAT is a window from the Halogranum gelatinilyticum genome containing:
- a CDS encoding type II toxin-antitoxin system antitoxin SocA domain-containing protein, with product MANIDDIDRREDVAFLLFRYADEIEGTTRLQKLLFLIEHESEFSNLYEDITFEFESYHYGPFSEGAFDALEFLISLGAIEEIESDEDYDYIRDSEDRSNHAGKKFVITEKGRKISQELDAVLDPETKEDLETLVEKYNDLELDDLLEYVYEQYPEYTDKSKIKEDVLG